A DNA window from Chloroflexota bacterium contains the following coding sequences:
- a CDS encoding prenyltransferase: protein MKLKVWFLETRPQFLLLSVVLAFLGTCMAWHDGAFHLGHAILAFIGLLLCHISVNVLNDYYDYKSGIDLKTRRTPFSGGSGFLPAASLKPKHVFWFGLTCFLLAVPIGIYFVLVSGWLLLPLLVIAAVCILLYTPLLTRLGWPEWSPGVGLGTLPVLGAYFIQTGEYTLPAVIASIPSGILVHNLLFLNEFPDTEADMIADRKTLPITLGKARASIVYSVLTVAVYVWIFGSVELKLIPAFCLIALLTLPFAIRAIQGALRYQDESKLMPAMANNVLVVLLTQLLLGIGYLLAGIF from the coding sequence GTGAAGCTAAAAGTTTGGTTCCTCGAGACCAGGCCACAGTTTTTGCTCCTCTCCGTGGTGCTAGCTTTTCTGGGCACCTGCATGGCCTGGCATGACGGCGCCTTTCATCTTGGCCACGCTATACTGGCTTTCATCGGACTGCTTCTGTGCCATATCAGTGTCAACGTCCTCAACGACTACTATGACTATAAAAGCGGCATTGACCTGAAGACCAGGAGGACACCATTCAGCGGCGGCAGCGGCTTCCTTCCCGCCGCCTCTCTAAAGCCTAAGCATGTCTTCTGGTTTGGCCTAACCTGCTTCCTGCTGGCAGTACCCATAGGCATTTACTTCGTGCTGGTCAGCGGCTGGCTCCTGCTGCCGCTGCTTGTTATAGCTGCTGTATGCATTCTACTCTACACGCCGCTACTGACCAGGCTGGGATGGCCTGAGTGGTCACCGGGAGTTGGTCTGGGAACACTGCCGGTTCTGGGAGCTTACTTCATTCAGACGGGCGAATACACGCTCCCCGCTGTTATAGCGTCTATCCCCTCCGGCATATTAGTGCACAATTTGTTGTTTCTGAACGAATTCCCTGACACCGAGGCTGATATGATAGCAGACAGAAAGACACTGCCCATAACTTTGGGGAAGGCAAGGGCGAGCATAGTCTACTCAGTTCTCACTGTAGCAGTATATGTATGGATATTCGGCTCTGTGGAACTAAAGCTGATACCTGCATTCTGTCTCATAGCTTTGCTAACGCTCCCCTTCGCCATCAGGGCTATTCAAGGTGCCCTGAGATATCAAGACGAAAGCAAGCTGATGCCGGCTATGGCAAATAACGTCCTTGTTGTTCTGCTGACTCAATTACTTCTGGGCATTGGCTATCTCCTAGCAGGAATCTTCTGA
- a CDS encoding 50S ribosomal protein L27 codes for MAHKKGGGSTRYGRDSKSKRLGVKRYSGQQVHAGTILVRQRGTRIHAGNNVGIGKDHTLFALIDGTVKYEPATKNRKKASVYAEQTK; via the coding sequence ATGGCACATAAGAAGGGCGGAGGCAGTACACGCTACGGGCGCGACAGCAAGTCTAAAAGGCTTGGCGTGAAACGGTACAGCGGTCAGCAGGTTCATGCTGGCACCATACTGGTCAGACAGCGAGGAACTCGCATTCACGCGGGTAACAACGTGGGCATAGGCAAAGACCACACCCTGTTTGCCCTGATTGACGGCACCGTCAAATATGAACCGGCAACCAAGAACCGGAAAAAAGCTAGCGTTTATGCTGAGCAAACGAAATGA
- a CDS encoding acyl-CoA dehydrogenase, with translation MDFELSEEHKMFQEAIRNFAEKEIAPLVEEAEKTATFPLQLFPQMGKLGYLCVRYPAKYGGAEIGKVGDCISVEAVAYHSVGICAGIMVQGGIATSAVYARGSEDQKQKYLMPAIKGEKIAAFGLTEPNAGSDAAAIETTATKKNGKYILNGTKIFITNGNICDFVLAAAYTDKSKGSRGGVSLFIVEKGTPGFNRAKLHKFCGRSGETGELSFEDCPVPEENLIGEEGKGFPYVMESLTGGRISHASRSLGLARAAYDASLKYAQERVQFGQPIAKFQANAFKLARMTMDIEAARWLIFHAAWLYDQNKPHLKEAAMAKLFASEVAVSVTAEAMQIHGGYGLTEESVVQRYFRDSRMSTITEGTSEIQQLVISREIGIR, from the coding sequence ATGGACTTCGAGCTTTCCGAAGAGCATAAAATGTTCCAAGAAGCCATACGTAATTTCGCGGAAAAAGAAATCGCTCCGCTCGTTGAGGAAGCTGAGAAAACAGCCACCTTCCCCCTCCAGCTATTTCCCCAGATGGGCAAGTTAGGTTACCTCTGCGTCAGGTATCCCGCCAAGTATGGCGGCGCCGAGATAGGCAAGGTAGGCGACTGTATTTCAGTCGAGGCTGTAGCTTACCACAGCGTCGGCATATGTGCCGGTATCATGGTACAGGGAGGAATTGCTACCTCTGCTGTCTACGCACGAGGGAGTGAAGACCAGAAGCAGAAATACTTAATGCCAGCCATTAAAGGAGAAAAAATAGCCGCTTTCGGGCTTACCGAGCCTAACGCCGGCTCCGATGCCGCAGCTATAGAGACAACAGCAACTAAAAAGAACGGCAAGTACATTCTCAATGGCACAAAGATCTTTATCACCAATGGAAATATCTGCGACTTCGTTCTGGCTGCCGCTTATACGGACAAAAGCAAAGGGTCTAGAGGCGGAGTCAGCCTGTTCATTGTCGAAAAAGGCACCCCCGGATTCAACCGTGCCAAGCTGCATAAGTTTTGTGGCCGTTCCGGTGAAACAGGGGAGCTAAGCTTCGAAGATTGTCCCGTACCCGAAGAAAATCTCATCGGTGAAGAAGGTAAAGGCTTTCCCTACGTTATGGAATCGCTAACTGGCGGCAGAATATCCCACGCCTCCCGAAGTCTAGGCTTGGCCCGGGCAGCTTATGATGCTTCCCTCAAATACGCTCAGGAAAGGGTACAATTCGGGCAACCTATCGCCAAATTCCAAGCCAATGCCTTCAAACTGGCACGAATGACCATGGACATAGAAGCAGCGCGCTGGCTGATATTCCACGCCGCCTGGCTCTATGACCAAAACAAGCCACACTTGAAAGAAGCAGCTATGGCCAAGCTTTTTGCCAGCGAGGTAGCAGTAAGCGTGACCGCCGAAGCCATGCAGATTCACGGCGGCTATGGTCTGACGGAAGAGTCCGTGGTCCAGCGCTACTTCCGCGACTCCCGAATGTCAACCATCACCGAAGGAACTTCAGAAATCCAGCAGCTCGTCATCTCCAGAGAAATCGGCATTCGCTAA
- a CDS encoding acyl-CoA carboxylase subunit beta, protein MSKTKELIEAYKAKRDKIKQMGDPKAIEQRHKAGQWSARERIDYFFDANTFTEIGLFVKHRTTSFGMDKREVPAEGVITGYGKVNGRPVVAIAEDFTAMAGTFGEYHGKKFARALEFAKDMGWPCISMNDSGGARLQEGMDTLEAYGWLFRAQILASGIVPQISLLMGPCLGGQAYHPVMQDFLIQCRHTGFMGIAGPAFVKTQIGEEITLEELSGWKAHAIKSGQTHIVVGNDKEALDACKQLLSFLPSNNKEKPPCVKTKDDPERTIPELDTIIPDNSAQPFDMLKLITLVVDDGCLFELLKDHAPNCIIGFARFNGRPAGIVANRSTYIGGVIDVDAADKMARFIRFCDLFSIPLISFQDCPGYMIGSEQDWKGILRHGAKLLYAWADATVPLISIMVRKSYAGAHYGMLDKSIGADLVFAWPTAQVTIVGAETAASVIFAKEIKEAENPKEVKGKRIQEYRELYENPYMGAERGYIDDIIMPSDTRKMINRALDTLGNKTVARPWRKYSNINL, encoded by the coding sequence ATGTCAAAGACCAAAGAGCTAATTGAGGCTTACAAGGCAAAGCGAGACAAAATAAAGCAAATGGGTGACCCTAAAGCCATTGAGCAGCGCCATAAAGCTGGGCAATGGTCAGCACGGGAAAGAATTGACTATTTCTTTGACGCAAATACTTTCACCGAAATAGGACTTTTCGTTAAGCACAGGACTACAAGTTTCGGTATGGACAAAAGGGAGGTGCCGGCTGAAGGAGTAATAACTGGCTACGGTAAGGTAAATGGCAGACCAGTCGTCGCTATTGCCGAGGACTTTACTGCTATGGCAGGAACCTTTGGCGAATATCACGGCAAGAAATTTGCCCGCGCCCTCGAATTTGCCAAAGACATGGGCTGGCCCTGCATAAGCATGAACGACTCAGGAGGAGCCCGGCTCCAAGAAGGAATGGATACTCTTGAGGCTTATGGCTGGCTCTTCAGAGCCCAAATCCTGGCTTCTGGCATAGTGCCCCAAATATCTTTGCTCATGGGACCATGTTTAGGCGGGCAGGCTTATCACCCGGTAATGCAGGACTTCCTCATTCAATGCCGGCACACCGGCTTCATGGGCATCGCTGGCCCTGCCTTCGTAAAAACTCAAATCGGGGAGGAAATTACACTGGAGGAGCTTTCTGGCTGGAAAGCTCATGCCATTAAATCGGGGCAAACCCACATCGTAGTCGGAAACGACAAAGAAGCCTTAGATGCCTGCAAACAGCTTTTGTCCTTCCTCCCCTCTAATAATAAGGAAAAGCCACCCTGTGTCAAGACGAAGGACGACCCCGAGAGAACAATCCCAGAACTGGATACCATAATTCCCGACAACTCAGCCCAACCCTTTGACATGCTTAAACTAATCACACTGGTAGTTGATGATGGCTGCCTTTTTGAGCTACTGAAAGACCACGCACCGAACTGCATCATAGGCTTTGCCCGATTCAATGGTCGCCCGGCAGGTATAGTAGCCAATCGGTCAACGTACATTGGCGGGGTAATCGACGTAGACGCCGCAGACAAAATGGCCAGATTTATAAGGTTTTGCGACCTGTTTAGCATCCCGCTGATCAGCTTCCAGGACTGTCCCGGGTATATGATAGGCTCTGAACAGGACTGGAAAGGTATTCTGCGGCATGGCGCCAAGTTGCTTTACGCCTGGGCCGATGCTACCGTGCCCCTGATTTCAATCATGGTAAGGAAATCTTACGCCGGTGCCCACTACGGGATGTTGGACAAATCCATCGGTGCCGACCTAGTCTTCGCCTGGCCAACAGCACAGGTCACCATTGTCGGAGCTGAGACTGCAGCCAGCGTCATCTTTGCCAAGGAGATAAAAGAGGCAGAAAACCCCAAAGAGGTGAAGGGCAAACGAATACAGGAGTATCGAGAACTCTACGAGAATCCCTACATGGGAGCCGAGCGAGGCTACATCGATGACATCATAATGCCTAGCGATACCAGGAAGATGATAAATAGAGCCCTAGACACCTTGGGAAATAAGACCGTGGCCCGACCATGGAGAAAGTATTCTAATATCAACCTCTGA
- a CDS encoding TIGR04190 family B12-binding domain/radical SAM domain protein — MTVPTDLILLHAPSIYDFRKKTILYGPVSDLIPPSYVFEMYPIGLTSIAEYLGRAGYQVRIVNLAVRMLRDGKFDAEAFIKRLKAPIFGINLHWMVHCHGSIEVAKIVKKWHPESKLIFGGFSSTYFSKELLEYPDIDYVLRGDSTEEPFRQLMDCIIRHKGELGKVPNLAWKDSQGRIQENPFSHVPTDISDVMVNHYGNVVRSVIRYRDLISYTPVKDWLRYPITAVLTCRGCTENCVICGGSAAAFRKCYNRGKPVFRSPEAVVRDVRQISRFSNGPIFILGDLRQAGEDYASQVFSLLQKNRVKNQFILELFYPASKDFLRQMSLACPDFCLEISPESHDPEIRKVIGRPYSSQELEQTLGDALDVGCRRLDVFFMIGLPGQTPQSAIDTTDYCEHLLERFRGDKRISMFTSPLAPFLDPGSLGFEYPERYGYHILFRTLKEHRQALASPSWKYSLNYETDWMTRQQIVDTSYEAILRLNQLRVKYRIISERLAKISDQRLRAAWEMARRLDDLLSKNNIEEIDHLKPEVDRINMFPVAEKIQLEVPPPFIKLKPFRALWFLVTGR; from the coding sequence ATTACTGTGCCAACTGACCTGATTCTGCTACATGCCCCCAGCATCTACGACTTCCGCAAAAAGACTATACTTTACGGACCGGTCAGCGACCTGATTCCACCTTCCTACGTCTTCGAGATGTACCCCATCGGGCTCACCAGCATCGCCGAATATCTGGGACGCGCCGGCTACCAAGTGCGCATCGTAAACCTTGCCGTGCGTATGCTCAGAGACGGGAAATTCGATGCCGAAGCCTTTATAAAGCGCCTTAAGGCGCCAATCTTCGGTATCAACCTGCACTGGATGGTGCACTGTCACGGCTCAATTGAGGTGGCAAAGATAGTTAAAAAATGGCACCCTGAGTCAAAGTTGATATTCGGCGGCTTCTCCTCCACCTACTTCTCCAAAGAGCTGCTTGAATACCCCGATATAGACTACGTGCTCAGGGGAGATTCCACGGAAGAACCATTCCGCCAGCTAATGGACTGCATAATAAGGCATAAGGGGGAACTGGGGAAAGTGCCAAACCTTGCCTGGAAAGACAGCCAGGGCAGGATACAAGAAAACCCCTTCTCCCACGTCCCCACCGACATCAGCGATGTCATGGTCAACCATTACGGCAACGTAGTTCGGTCTGTGATTAGGTACCGCGACCTCATCAGCTACACACCGGTCAAGGACTGGCTTCGCTATCCCATTACGGCGGTGCTCACCTGCCGCGGCTGTACCGAGAACTGCGTTATCTGCGGAGGCTCTGCCGCAGCTTTCCGCAAGTGCTATAACCGAGGCAAGCCAGTTTTCCGCTCTCCGGAAGCGGTGGTTCGAGACGTCAGGCAAATCTCGCGCTTCAGCAACGGCCCCATCTTCATACTGGGCGACCTGCGTCAGGCAGGAGAAGACTACGCCAGCCAGGTCTTTAGCCTGCTTCAGAAGAACCGGGTTAAAAACCAGTTCATTCTCGAGCTATTCTACCCGGCTTCGAAGGACTTCCTGCGCCAGATGAGCCTGGCCTGCCCTGACTTCTGCCTGGAGATTTCTCCCGAATCTCACGACCCCGAGATAAGGAAAGTCATCGGCAGGCCATATTCCAGCCAGGAACTGGAACAAACGCTGGGCGACGCCCTCGATGTCGGCTGCCGGCGGCTGGATGTGTTCTTCATGATTGGACTGCCCGGGCAAACCCCACAGTCAGCCATAGACACCACCGATTATTGCGAACATTTACTTGAAAGATTCCGTGGAGACAAGCGGATTTCCATGTTCACCTCCCCGTTGGCGCCATTTCTCGACCCGGGCAGCCTTGGCTTCGAGTACCCCGAGCGCTACGGCTACCATATACTGTTTCGGACGCTGAAAGAGCACCGCCAGGCGCTGGCATCGCCGAGCTGGAAATATTCCCTCAATTATGAGACGGACTGGATGACCCGCCAGCAGATTGTGGACACATCCTACGAAGCCATACTGCGCCTGAATCAACTCAGAGTGAAATACAGAATTATATCTGAACGATTAGCCAAAATAAGCGACCAGCGCCTTAGAGCCGCCTGGGAGATGGCACGTCGCCTTGATGACTTGCTGTCAAAGAACAATATTGAGGAAATAGACCACCTGAAACCAGAGGTGGACAGAATCAACATGTTCCCCGTAGCCGAGAAAATTCAACTGGAAGTACCGCCGCCATTCATCAAACTGAAGCCATTCCGAGCGCTGTGGTTCTTAGTGACAGGACGGTAA
- a CDS encoding DUF1385 domain-containing protein, which translates to MKEKPFHYGGQAVIEGVMIRGQENVAVAVRRPDGEISVTSQPLANLYKGRVRNWPIIRGIIVLIETLALGIQTLLHSAQIAAAEEDEKGISPALLWGSLVIAVAFAVALFFVTPLLLTRYLVDPYIASALASNIVEGIIRIGIFIAYLKVISLMPDVKKIFAYHGAEHKVVNAYEAGMPLEIDYVKNYSTSHARCGTSFLLAVLVISIFVFALLGRPPLWLGILSRIVLIPVIAAIGYEFIRFGANHSRNWFIRGLLAPGLLLQTMTTGEPNDNQLETALSALKKVIEADSGEPLTSNNQA; encoded by the coding sequence ATGAAAGAGAAACCTTTCCATTACGGTGGGCAAGCGGTAATCGAAGGCGTGATGATACGAGGGCAGGAGAATGTGGCTGTCGCTGTCCGCCGACCCGATGGTGAGATAAGCGTAACCAGCCAGCCACTTGCCAACCTATACAAAGGCCGCGTGAGAAATTGGCCCATCATCAGGGGCATAATAGTACTCATCGAGACTTTAGCCCTGGGGATTCAAACCCTGCTTCACTCCGCCCAGATTGCCGCAGCCGAGGAAGACGAAAAGGGCATATCTCCAGCGCTGCTGTGGGGGAGCTTGGTTATCGCCGTTGCCTTCGCTGTAGCTCTATTCTTTGTCACTCCACTGCTGCTCACTCGATACCTGGTCGATCCATACATCGCCTCAGCCCTAGCCAGCAACATCGTCGAGGGCATCATACGCATCGGCATCTTTATCGCCTATCTGAAAGTGATAAGCCTGATGCCAGATGTGAAGAAGATTTTTGCCTATCACGGCGCCGAACACAAGGTGGTCAATGCCTACGAAGCCGGGATGCCCCTGGAAATAGATTATGTCAAAAACTACTCTACATCCCACGCCCGCTGCGGCACCAGCTTCCTGTTGGCAGTCCTGGTTATCTCTATTTTTGTCTTCGCCCTGCTGGGTCGCCCGCCACTGTGGCTGGGCATTCTGTCCCGCATCGTTCTCATCCCTGTCATCGCCGCCATCGGTTATGAGTTTATCCGCTTCGGAGCCAACCATAGTCGGAACTGGTTTATACGTGGTCTCCTCGCCCCAGGTCTTCTATTACAAACCATGACCACAGGAGAACCAAACGACAACCAACTGGAAACAGCCTTATCTGCGCTGAAAAAAGTCATCGAAGCCGATAGTGGCGAGCCATTAACCTCTAACAATCAAGCTTAG
- the hisI gene encoding phosphoribosyl-AMP cyclohydrolase produces MLKFDDKGLIPVIIQDADSGEVLMLGYADKEALQRTLDSGEAWFYSRSRQELWHKGATSGSILKVQSMAKDCDSDAILIRAKPAGPVCHTGNRSCFFQEFDRKDIG; encoded by the coding sequence ATGTTGAAATTCGATGATAAGGGTCTAATTCCGGTCATAATTCAAGATGCCGATAGCGGCGAAGTGCTGATGTTGGGCTACGCTGATAAGGAAGCTCTGCAGCGGACGCTGGATAGCGGTGAGGCCTGGTTCTACAGCCGCAGCCGACAGGAATTATGGCACAAAGGGGCTACCTCCGGTAGCATTTTGAAAGTGCAGTCCATGGCTAAAGACTGTGATAGCGATGCTATCCTGATTCGGGCTAAACCGGCCGGCCCGGTATGTCACACCGGCAACCGGAGCTGTTTCTTTCAGGAATTTGACAGGAAAGATATCGGCTAA
- a CDS encoding methyltransferase domain-containing protein: protein MAVNYTDISKTYDNYRSYPQSLIKKVIALGRISAGKKVLDLGCGTGNIASQLRNIIKTDVIGVDASLPMLKVARGKSVEVICADIDNRQLPFRDGSFDTIIGAYVVHQIKNLNSMLSECYRVLRGGVLVLLTSSHKQIENQHPIIKNFFPSYIDIDKGRFPDIHQIDYLLNCHGFKNIKHEEVTVENIPIDYEYLQKVKSKYVSTYHLIPQGEFESGIRQLEAFIVNRNQSEFRNWHGTIICGLKTV, encoded by the coding sequence ATGGCAGTCAACTACACCGATATTTCAAAGACATATGACAATTATCGCTCCTACCCACAGAGTCTGATAAAAAAGGTTATTGCACTGGGGAGGATTAGTGCAGGAAAGAAGGTCTTAGACCTGGGCTGCGGCACGGGAAATATAGCTTCGCAATTACGGAATATAATAAAGACAGATGTAATCGGTGTAGACGCGTCGCTCCCCATGTTGAAGGTCGCCAGGGGCAAATCTGTTGAAGTTATCTGTGCCGATATCGATAACCGGCAATTGCCTTTCCGTGACGGTTCTTTCGATACCATAATAGGAGCTTACGTTGTTCATCAAATAAAAAACCTGAACTCCATGCTTTCAGAGTGTTATCGCGTGTTGCGTGGTGGCGTCCTGGTTCTTTTAACCTCCAGTCATAAACAAATCGAAAATCAACATCCGATTATTAAAAATTTTTTCCCCAGCTACATCGATATCGATAAAGGTAGATTCCCAGATATTCACCAGATAGATTACCTGTTGAACTGTCACGGTTTCAAAAATATTAAACACGAAGAGGTGACTGTTGAGAACATCCCCATAGACTACGAATATCTGCAAAAAGTGAAGAGCAAATATGTCTCGACTTACCACCTTATACCCCAAGGCGAATTCGAGAGTGGTATTAGGCAATTGGAAGCGTTCATCGTGAACCGGAATCAGTCAGAATTCAGGAACTGGCATGGGACGATAATATGTGGACTAAAGACTGTTTGA
- the hisA gene encoding 1-(5-phosphoribosyl)-5-[(5-phosphoribosylamino)methylideneamino]imidazole-4-carboxamide isomerase, with protein MEIIPAVDIKGGRCVRLYQGDYSQEMVFSEDPVAVALDWQAQGASRLHLVDLDGAAGGEPRNIAVVEAIAKRVNLLVQLGGGIRDEATVVRLLAIGINRVILGTVAVEQPEMVEKLCQKFGEAIVVGVDARDGRVATHGWQKGTGITALEQGLKMAAMGVRRIIYTDIKRDGTLTEPGFEAIAGMVKGLNLPIIAAGGISALNHLSKLKEIGVEGAIVGKALYTGDMKLSEALALGL; from the coding sequence ATGGAGATAATTCCAGCCGTTGATATCAAAGGTGGCAGATGTGTCCGGCTGTATCAGGGCGATTACAGCCAGGAGATGGTTTTCTCTGAGGACCCGGTGGCTGTTGCCCTCGACTGGCAGGCTCAAGGAGCTAGTCGGCTGCATCTGGTTGACCTGGACGGTGCTGCCGGTGGTGAGCCGCGTAATATTGCTGTTGTCGAGGCTATAGCAAAACGGGTGAACTTACTCGTGCAGCTTGGCGGCGGTATAAGGGATGAAGCTACGGTGGTCAGGCTGTTAGCTATAGGGATAAATCGCGTGATTCTGGGGACAGTGGCAGTAGAGCAGCCAGAGATGGTGGAAAAATTGTGCCAGAAGTTCGGTGAAGCCATAGTCGTTGGTGTAGATGCCAGGGATGGGCGTGTGGCTACTCATGGCTGGCAGAAGGGCACTGGGATTACAGCTTTAGAGCAGGGCTTGAAGATGGCGGCTATGGGAGTGAGACGTATTATCTATACCGATATAAAACGCGATGGCACACTTACCGAGCCTGGTTTTGAAGCCATAGCCGGGATGGTCAAAGGTTTGAATTTGCCGATTATTGCTGCCGGTGGCATTTCAGCCTTGAATCACTTGAGTAAGCTCAAGGAGATAGGGGTAGAAGGTGCTATTGTGGGCAAGGCGCTTTACACCGGCGATATGAAATTGAGCGAGGCTCTAGCTCTGGGGCTATGA
- the rpmE gene encoding 50S ribosomal protein L31, whose product MKAKIHPEYHNDAKVICSCGNTFTTGSTRKTLKVELCSKCHPFFTGELRIVDTAGRVERFKRRYKLTK is encoded by the coding sequence ATGAAGGCTAAAATACATCCTGAATACCACAACGATGCTAAGGTGATCTGCTCCTGTGGCAATACCTTCACTACAGGCTCCACCAGGAAGACACTGAAAGTGGAGCTATGCAGCAAATGCCATCCATTCTTCACCGGCGAACTGAGGATAGTGGACACCGCCGGTAGAGTGGAACGCTTCAAACGCCGCTACAAGCTTACCAAATAA
- the rplU gene encoding 50S ribosomal protein L21 yields MTQTYAIVETGGKQYKVAPGQKISVDRLEVADGEDVELSKVLLIADEEDTIVGSPTIDGAKVIATCLGEGKGDKVIVFKYKPKVRYRRKKGHRQLYARLEIKEIVKPGKEIAPKKTQKKKATTGGKS; encoded by the coding sequence ATGACACAAACTTACGCTATAGTCGAAACCGGCGGCAAGCAATATAAAGTAGCCCCGGGCCAAAAGATCAGTGTTGACCGTCTAGAAGTTGCCGACGGCGAAGATGTCGAACTTTCTAAGGTGCTGCTTATCGCCGATGAAGAAGACACCATCGTCGGCAGCCCGACCATCGATGGCGCCAAGGTAATTGCCACCTGCCTCGGTGAAGGTAAAGGCGACAAGGTTATCGTCTTTAAGTATAAACCCAAGGTGCGCTATCGCCGGAAAAAGGGACATAGACAGCTTTATGCTAGACTGGAAATCAAGGAAATCGTTAAACCCGGCAAGGAGATAGCACCAAAGAAAACCCAAAAGAAAAAGGCGACAACCGGAGGTAAGAGCTAA